The following proteins are encoded in a genomic region of Gossypium hirsutum isolate 1008001.06 chromosome D05, Gossypium_hirsutum_v2.1, whole genome shotgun sequence:
- the LOC107907120 gene encoding formin-like protein 5, translating into MEVTGDPPSLWSQPTISAHRRRPPSPIFSLPVLIILLPILALLLLFLVVPPFLSVTAQILRPLGVRKSWDSLNVFLVLFAIICGVLARRNDDDDGHNGKGIRNDSISGDNSKPSGHHVSQQWFGHPERKIYDDGAPINVRPSPATSVRRLRRSSSSYPDLRQDSLWENNEDRFRFFDDFEINKYRSSTGYGDHQVHVLRRSWRSEFEESEAKVIPVDTFVLRSSTSSTPSKTPPPSTPPPPPPLPPAAPHHKPRRTYQAAGQKDKVMNRNDRVDQFDEIKSPSGTPPPPPPPPPRRPPSPLVQVGNRSEQKYSKLQRRKSNATKEIKMVFASLRKRKKKHKSTDHDHQQDCPLHSPPQPPSYFSTSTRPKSPPPPPPPPPPPSSVFQKYNLFRKGSKSKKIHSVPAPPPPPPPAAFSFSKRSSKQNIQIPPPPPPAPPPPVTSYTKILSKQKSQIPPPAPPAPPTTPPESSRKADNGRPPLPTKANTSYYDENVNSGGQSPLIPMPPPPPPPPFKMPEFKFVFRGDFVKIRSSPSSRCSSPDLEEIDVSSSKGDTETASMMEGDDGAGIAGVPVFCPSPDVNAKAETFIARLRDGWKLEKINSLREKQRT; encoded by the coding sequence ATGGAAGTAACCGGAGATCCTCCGTCGTTATGGTCACAGCCGACCATCTCCGCACATCGCCGACGGCCGCCTTCTCCTATTTTCAGCCTACCTGTTCTCATCATTCTCTTACCTATCCTCGCATTGCTTCTCTTGTTCCTCGTGGTCCCTCCTTTTCTCTCCGTCACCGCTCAGATTCTTAGACCTCTCGGTGTCAGAAAAAGCTGGGACTCTCTCAACGTCTTTCTGGTCTTGTTTGCTATTATTTGCGGCGTTTTGGCTAGAAGAAACGACGACGATGATGGCCACAACGGCAAAGGCATTAGAAATGATAGTATTAGTGGTGATAATAGTAAGCCAAGCGGCCACCATGTTTCGCAACAATGGTTTGGGCATCCGGAAAGAAAGATATATGATGACGGTGCTCCGATCAATGTGAGACCGTCGCCGGCAACCAGTGTGAGGAGGTTGAGGAGAAGCAGTAGCTCGTACCCAGATCTGAGACAGGATTCTTTGTGGGAGAATAATGAAGATCGATTTcggttttttgatgattttgaaataaataaatatcgaTCTTCAACGGGTTATGGTGATCATCAAGTTCATGTGCTTCGTAGGAGTTGGAGGAGTGAGTTTGAAGAATCGGAAGCGAAGGTTATTCCCGTTGATACCTTTGTGCTTCGTTCTTCTACTTCATCAACTCCTTCAAAGACTCCACCGCCTTCAACGCCGCCTCCACCACCGCCGCTGCCTCCTGCAGCCCCACATCATAAACCAAGGCGAACTTATCAGGCAGCTGGACAGAAAGATAAGGTGATGAATCGGAACGATCGTGTTGATCAATTCGATGAAATTAAATCTCCATCAGGAACACCACCACCGCCTCCGCCGCCACCTCCTCGACGGCCACCATCGCCGCTGGTTCAAGTGGGAAATAGATCAGAGCAGAAGTATTCGAAATTGCAACGTAGAAAAAGTAATGCAACCAAAGAAATTAAGATGGTTTTTGCTTCGTtaaggaagagaaagaagaaacACAAGTCAACAGATCATGATCATCAGCAAGATTGTCCTTTACATTCTCCACCACAGCCACCGTCTTATTTCTCTACTAGCACACGACCAAAATCGCCCCCACCACCTCCGCCGCCGCCGCCGCCTCCATCCTCTGTCTTTCAGAAATACAATCTCTTCAGAAAAGGCAGCAAAAGCAAAAAAATCCATTCTGTTCCTGcacctccacctccaccaccGCCAGCagcattttcgttttcaaaacgATCATCGAAGCAAAATATTCAGATTCCACCACCACCACCGCCCGCACCACCACCACCAGTCACTTCTTATACAAAAATATTATCAAAGCAAAAGAGTCAGATCCCACCACCTGCACCACCTGCACCACCAACAACGCCACCTGAATCTTCAAGGAAAGCAGACAACGGCAGACCGCCATTGCCAACAAAAGCAAATACTAGTTATTACGACGAGAACGTGAACAGCGGTGGACAGTCACCATTAATTCCGATGCCACCACCGCCACCTCCACCACCATTTAAGATGCCAGAGTTTAAATTCGTGTTCCGTGGGGATTTTGTTAAGATACGAAGCAGTCCTAGTTCTCGCTGTAGCTCTCCGGACTTGGAAGAAATTGATGTTTCTTCAAGCAAAGGTGATACAGAAACAGCGAGCATGATGGAGGGTGATGATGGGGCTGGCATTGCAGGCGTCCCAGTGTTCTGTCCAAGTCCCGATGTTAACGCTAAAGCTGAGACCTTTATTGCCAGACTCCGGGACGGATGGAAATTAGAGAAAATAAACTCCTTGAGAGAGAAGCAAAGGACATAA
- the LOC107907119 gene encoding UDP-glycosyltransferase 73C3 yields MASLNQQPIHHFLFIPLMTRSHLIPFTDLAKALAHHGQQVTIVMTPLNAARFSDDYAINFNLNIQFLPLYFPAQEVGLPQGCEAMDSLPSPDMATKFLQASNMLQQPLEKWLQGLDSLSLPSCIISDVCFPWTSILALKFNVSRVVFHTVSCFTLLCSHNIDHYKVFDERDKSDFEPVLVPDLPDRIEITKAQLPFFGKNKALDDSKKVLKQFKEAEASAMAVVVNSFQELEPGYVKAYQKFVNNLWCIGPLCLYNKTTRSEASIDDHESLNWLDSQKPNSVIYVCFGSLCHIFDQQLMELGLGLETSNCPFIWVIKEGSYTAELDNWFKEQNFEERVKGRGLIIRGWAPQFQILSKPAIGGLITHCGWSSTLEGIIAGLPLITWPMSNEQFYNEKLIVQVVKIGVKIGVEKPMKAPEVLVKKEEEVLKAIKQVIDGGKEGEERKKRAKKLGEMAKMAVENGGSSCSNLTSLIHLVSYFNQHG; encoded by the coding sequence ATGGCTTCCTTAAACCAGCAGCCGATCCATCATTTCCTGTTTATCCCTTTAATGACCCGAAGCCATCTTATTCCCTTCACCGATCTGGCCAAAGCACTCGCACACCATGGCCAACAAGTTACCATTGTAATGACACCCCTTAATGCAGCTCGTTTCAGTGATGACTATGCCATAAATTTCAACCTCAATATCCAGTTTCTTCCTTTATATTTTCCTGCCCAAGAAGTTGGATTACCTCAAGGGTGTGAAGCTATGGACTCACTCCCTTCTCCAGACATGGCCACAAAGTTCTTACAAGCTAGTAATATGCTACAACAACCATTGGAGAAATGGCTTCAAGGTTTAGACTCCCTTTCCCTTCCCAGTTGTATTATTTCCGACGTTTGTTTCCCTTGGACTTCAATTCTCGCTCTTAAATTCAATGTTTCCAGAGTTGTATTTCACACAGTTTCTTGCTTCACTCTCCTTTGCTCTCATAACATTGATCACTACAAGGTGTTTGATGAGAGGGACAAATCGGATTTTGAGCCTGTTTTGGTGCCTGATTTGCCTGATAGGATCGAAATTACTAAGGCCCAATTGCCTTTCTTTGGAAAAAACAAAGCTTTAGATGATTCTAAGAAAGTATTAAAGCAGTTTAAAGAAGCTGAAGCTTCGGCCATGGCGGTGGTAGTGAATTCTTTCCAAGAGTTGGAACCAGGGTACGTTAAAGCATACCAGAAATTCGTAAACAACCTTTGGTGTATTGGACCACTTTGTTTATACAACAAAACAACACGGAGCGAAGCCTCCATTGATGACCACGAGAGCTTAAATTGGCTTGATTCTCAGAAACCGAACTCTGTAATTTACGTTTGCTTTGGTAGCCTGTGTCATATATTTGATCAACAATTAATGGAGCTTGGGTTAGGGTTAGAAACCTCAAATTGTCCCTTCATTTGGGTAATCAAAGAAGGAAGCTACACGGCAGAGCTAGACAACTGGTTCAAAGAGCAAAATTTTGAAGAGAGGGTTAAAGGGAGAGGGCTTATAATCCGAGGATGGGCACCCCAATTTCAAATACTGTCAAAACCAGCAATAGGAGGTTTGATAACACACTGTGGTTGGAGTTCAACACTAGAAGGAATCATTGCCGGTTTGCCATTGATAACGTGGCCGATGTCTAACGAACAGTTTTACAATGAGAAGTTAATAGTGCAAGTGGTGAAGATTGGAGTGAAGATTGGGGTTGAGAAACCCATGAAAGCGCCCGAGGTGTTGGTGAAAAAGGAGGAGGAGGTACTGAAGGCTATAAAACAGGTGATTGATGgaggaaaggaaggggaagagagGAAGAAAAGAGCTAAAAAGCTTGGAGAGATGGCAAAAATGGCAGTTGAAAATGGAGGTTCTTCTTGCTCCAACTTGACGTCGTTGATCCACCTCGTAAGTTACTTCAATCAACACGGATAA
- the LOC107907118 gene encoding threonine synthase 1, chloroplastic, whose product MAYSCSLFHSSLASKSNFPLLHHRNHPKFNRPAPIVISCSSSSTFDPSSTTSSSNNNTPSPQKNRRLADENIRDEARRHRSTAKNTLSAKYVPFNAGPDCTESYSLDEIVYRSRSGGLLDVQHDMEALKKFDGAYWRELFDSRVGKTTWPYGSGVWSKKEWVLPEIDPDDIVSAFEGNSNLFWAERFGKQFLGMNDLWVKHCGISHTGSFKDLGMTVLVSQVNRLRKLKRPVVGVGCASTGDTSAALSAYCAAAGIPSIVFLPANKISIAQLVQPIANGAFVLSIDTDFDGCMKLIREVTAELPIYLANSLNSLRLEGQKTAAIEILQQFDWEVPDWVIVPGGNLGNIYAFYKGFKMCQELGLVDRIPRLVCAQAANANPLYLYFKSEWNEFKAVKANTTFASAIQIGDPVSIDRAVYALKNSNGIVEEATEEELMDAMAQADSTGMFICPHTGVALTALMKLRKSGVIGAGDRTVVVSTAHGLKFTQSKVDYHSKEIPDMACQFANPPMQVRADFGSVMDVLMKYLGYKAPKH is encoded by the coding sequence ATGGCTTACTCTTGTTCTTTGTTCCACTCCTCTCTCGCCTCCAAATCCAACTTCCCGTTGCTGCACCATCGGAACCACCCCAAGTTCAACCGCCCCGCGCCTATCGTCATCTCATGCTCCTCCTCCTCCACATTCGATCCTTCTTCAACCACTAGTTCCTCCAATAACAACACCCCTTCACCCCAAAAGAACCGTCGCCTTGCCGATGAGAATATCCGTGACGAGGCTCGACGCCACCGCTCCACCGCCAAGAACACCCTCTCCGCCAAATATGTTCCGTTCAACGCCGGTCCCGACTGCACCGAGTCCTACTCCCTCGACGAGATCGTTTACCGGAGTCGTTCCGGTGGATTACTCGACGTTCAACACGACATGGAGGCTTTGAAGAAGTTCGACGGCGCGTATTGGAGGGAGTTATTCGATTCGCGGGTGGGGAAAACAACGTGGCCGTATGGGTCTGGAGTTTGGTCCAAAAAGGAATGGGTTTTACCCGAGATTGACCCCGATGACATCGTTTCGGCTTTCGAAGGGAACTCCAATCTGTTCTGGGCGGAACGGTTTGGGAAACAGTTTTTGGGGATGAACGATTTGTGGGTTAAACACTGTGGAATCAGCCACACTGGCAGTTTCAAGGATCTGGGTATGACCGTTTTGGTAAGCCAAGTTAATCGACTCCGAAAACTGAAACGACCCGTCGTTGGAGTGGGCTGCGCTTCCACTGGTGACACATCAGCTGCCTTATCCGCTTATTGCGCTGCCGCGGGTATTCCTTCCATTGTCTTTTTACCTGCGAATAAGATCTCCATTGCACAATTAGTTCAACCCATTGCGAACGGCGCGTTCGTTTTGAGCATTGACACCGATTTCGACGGTTGCATGAAATTAATCCGGGAAGTTACCGCCGAGCTACCAATTTACCTTGCCAATTCATTGAACAGTTTAAGACTCGAAGGGCAGAAAACGGCTGCGATTGAGATTTTACAGCAGTTTGATTGGGAAGTTCCAGATTGGGTTATTGTTCCTGGTGGTAATTTGGGTAATATTTATGCTTTTTACAAAGGGTTTAAAATGTGTCAAGAACTAGGGCTTGTTGATAGGATACCTAGATTGGTTTGTGCCCAAGCAGCCAATGCCAATCCACTTTATCTGTATTTTAAATCTGAGTGGAATGAGTTCAAGGCAGTCAAGGCAAATACTACATTTGCCTCAGCTATTCAAATTGGTGACCCTGTTTCTATTGATAGAGCCGTGTACGCTTTGAAAAATTCAAATGGGATTGTCGAGGAAGCGACTGAGGAGGAGTTAATGGATGCAATGGCACAGGCGGATTCTACAGGAATGTTCATTTGCCCTCATACTGGAGTCGCATTGACTGCTTTAATGAAGCTTAGGAAAAGTGGGGTTATCGGAGCTGGAGACAGAACTGTTGTGGTTAGTACAGCTCATGGATTGAAGTTTACACAGTCCAAGGTTGACTACCACTCGAAGGAGATTCCGGATATGGCTTGCCAGTTTGCTAACCCGCCGATGCAAGTGAGGGCGGATTTTGGTTCTGTTATGGATGTGCTGATGAAGTATTTGGGATATAAAGCACCAAAGCACTAG